ggaagagatgaaagaatgaagtcagtggccaactctttgcccattgggaaggccagcttctccaatcgccgagtgtaaccaaccatcttgattacatgtggtcctactgctgcgccttctgctaacttgcactccagaaacgctttggacacattgaacctttcggtcctagcctgtgtctggaacatgtccttgagcgccacgatcatatcgtgtgcctcatgatttgtttcgaactgcatctgcagctcgggttccatgcaagcaagcataaggcagcttacctcaagattagcatcaaatgccttcttgtaagcagccttaacggcagcagatgcatcatcagcaggtactggtggtagtggggtgtctagaacatcttcctttttatcggccctgagaacaattctcaggttacggatccaatccgagtagtttgttccattcaacttgtccttctcaaggaccgaacgcaaagcaaacgatgtggtggtgttgctaggtgccatttaatctacaacaaaagtaatgcaaaatacactaagacaaacgtatccatgatagagcaaattacattaaactattttaacagaatctactcccactaaaatcaatatccctctattgaaacttagtgattcaggatccacaactaacaagtctactagtgagctttagcatcaccgctagcaaacgaggtagatcggtaagcaacttttgctaatcatatcacatatgactcctgttgttgggtgacatctctatgtctcggcacccaacctttatgccccaaggtccttaactgttaagataaccttgttaagcaaaccaacccttatgcgtgtaagtgtccgacacaaacccgtctagtcaaggaaaactagtggtaccctaatttcatagacccaccactaattgtacaagacatggaacggtgcaagttttagttgggagggcatactaacttaaactttgtgaggaatcgttctacttctaacatcatagcatgcagaaagtaaaacataaacagaatagcattcacacaattgtgacacagtatggcccgtttttcttatggtgatctccatctccatagaacctgttcaccatggtgatctccatctccatgttccatgtgcgccatcctcctggtgatgagtcctccaagaactagaacatgctattacgcctaatagctagtaaagaatctagtaatgaagattacatagttgcttggatcatcacagattggtacgcagaccattaaatacaataaagtgacaacacatatggctcctgccgtgttgccgtacgcgcgacacgcaggtcacgaatgagttacacacatgcatcacatacacaagggggccatactgatcacaagatacatacaaccatcctgcaaaacagagttaggcatcctaacgttccaaacttcggaggcccgaaactccatcttccaagccgaatttggaaaacctaatttcgccgaaaacggcgaagcggttgaatttcatgtgtaactttttctgtagatcaattttcatataaaattcgccccgatccgagatcgtaccgaaaagttatggctgatttaccgaagcatacgcatacggcaaaaatcccgaccccggcagtagatcccatctactattgcacatctaatgcgcctggcgtatgaccctggatttcgattcgaccaatcatattgatcttcgctcactgcaactggatttacgtgtatcacttaactccgatggcggaaaccgaccggtaggagtatgtcgttacactaccattacAGCAAGGGcatgaaaccaggacatagatcaaacggaaaactcgcatatctccatatgcacacatcccgaatccaaaactaagcagctacggctctgataccactgttgggatacgaggtaggctacactagcgcaaatcaaaatttctaccgcgtataaccaggaagaactgccgtataaggatcacgggattaccactcgacgcactactggtgcggaagatgtagatatgcgtcgatgcagtgaagacgatcacgtagtcgtacgtagtcgatcaacatagtcgtacgtagtcgatcacgtccagtagctcctcagcagctcgtccacgtgcagcaagatcgcatCCGGTGCCGCgggtcgtcgtcggctcgtcgcggctcgtcgtggctcgtcggcggctcgtccaagtgctgcaggcgcaacacctccaaggtatccacacgtgcagggaggaagcgtcgcaagccggactgctagatccgtgagttgcaacaggtgagggcgtgggaggcgcggcaggtgtgtttcgccaaaaggtataaaccctagggcgcccccacccctctatttatagaggttcctgacgggcctctaggtccgaggcccattagtaatTCTAAACCTAAttcaactcggatcagatccgaattgggcttccagccccttaagtgtgtgaccatatgggttcggatacgtatagacatggcccgagtactcctactcggcccaatagtcggtagcggcctctagcaagacgtgccaactcctatacgcacacgaagatcatatcagacgaaccatcacaacataatatacatgctattccctttgcctcacgatatttggtctagcttcaagccgaccgctctttctcgatcctgtgattcggaatccctttgtaggttaactcttaaccgtacgtagcatggccatgcatttttggatccgatcactcgaggggcccagagatatcactctcaatcagagaggggcaaatcccatcttgattgaccatgtctcatagcatgcttcttgacaaggAAATGTGAATTTCTCTGTGTGTGCAGAAAAAACCCTCAGGGAAATTCGGCACACACAAGGAAATTAATTCGGGTTTCCAGTAGTGTAATAACCCTGTATTTTTACATCAACACGACATACATAGATTTGAATAATTAAGTTTACACCTTTATTACAGACGACGCTGCACTGCTACTAGCAGCTAGGCACTGTGGAGATGTAGCTAGAGTAGAGAACATGCAAGGTGGCCGGCATGAGCCGATGAACGACGATGATACATTACGTAGACATGCATTATGCGCCCCCTTACGCTGCGACGATGGACCCCTGACGCTATGTCAGTGATGAATGATCACTGACGTGTGTTATTAGCAACCACATCACGTCGTGCGATAACGTTAATAACGTCAGAGGAACCACTTCATCCCTTACGCCGACGAGAGGCCAGCATATTTCTTGGCCCACAAGATGTGCCCGTACGGCAGGACGTGGCACACCGGCGGGCCGCCGGGCTTGGTGTCGAGGAACCTGAAGGCGACGTGATCCTTGTCCCACTCCGACGTGTCGGTGTGGCAGACGGAGAACAAGGTGACCTTGTCACCACCGGCGCCCTCCATCTCCACCTTGTACGCCCGGGCTGGGCCGGTGCTGTGGCACATGTACACGGTGTACGGGTACTCCTTCTGGTGGCACCCCACGAAGCTGGAGCCCCGGACGGGTTGCACGGCACGGATGGTGTACGGCTGCAGCGGCGACCCGGCGCGGGGCACCCTGGAGATCATCTCGGTGATGCTCCTGGTGCCGAGCACCCCCTGGGCACCCTCGACCAGGGCCTCCAGTGAGGTGGCGCAGAACTTGGCCTCCCACTCGAGGCCCGGGTCCTCGCACATGCCCAGCGTCTCCTCCATCTTGGCTGCCTGGGCGGAGCCCTCGGCGACGTTGAACTGGGCGAGGACACCCgggagggcggaggaggagaaggggatgGCGTCGGCGATGTGGCGGGGGAGGAAGCCGAGCGGGGCGGTCACCGCCGCGGGGAACCGGAAGGGCAGGCTCTGGCGGACGCGCAGGGCCTCCTCGCGGAAGAAGACGGCCATCTTGGTGTCGGCGAGCTCCTCGGTGGCGCGTGCAGCGACGGAGGAAGCTGGAAGGCTGTACTTGTAGTAGAAAGCATGGCTCTGCTGTCCAACCTGAAACAACGTGACGTACAGAGATATTGAGTTTGCCCGTGCTTGTTCGTACACAGAAAGTCAGAAAAGATGCGTGCAGCAGGTGTGTGTTAGTGGATGCTTACCGCGAACAGGACGAGGAGAGCAGTGAGCATCGGTACGCGCGCCATTGGAGCTAATGGCCAGAAGAAGGAAGAATCCCGTTCCTGTGTTGGAATGAGGAGGCGTACAGGAAGAGGGTCGTATTTATAGGAGTCGTCGATGAAAGTTAAACGGAGTCATCATCTCTTCCTTCTGTGTGTATGATGTTGAGATATCTTTGAAGTCTGATTGGCCGTTGTCATCATGTATCCTTGGTGGCCTTGATGGGCAATGTTTGATTGGTGCAATATTTTTCTAGCATATTTTGTACAGATTTGTCAAGTCGGTGGGCTGTCGTTCTCGACTTCTCGTTAGTATAGCTGTCCATGTGTTGCACGAGATTGTGAAATGTCGAGACCGCTTGATAGTCTTATATCAAACTTATCATCAGCTACTAGTATTACGTACAATTATTGCATACTACGTGGTAGGAAGAAAGTTAGTAAAAAGAATGTCAATGCCCCCAGCCATAAGCACTACTCCAGAGGTTCATCACtgccggctccaaaccagtCTTCACCGTCGGTTTGGATCCATCGTCTGACTTTCGGTAGTGATGGGGATACCCCATCACCGCTGGTTTTGGAACTGGCGGTGAAGGCctattaaaaaacaaaaaaatggtGCTGCCGGCCGCCTTACGCCCCGGCCTTGCGCTGCCTCGCCGGATCCGACCGGCCGCATCTCGCTGGATCTGGCCGTTGCCACCCCACCAGCCGCCAACTGCCTTGGTCCTACCGGATCCGGCtcatagagagagagagaggcgtacGGGGAGAGGAAGCTGAGGCCGCCCACCTACGCCACCGCAACCAGCTCCTTCTTCGTCGGATCCGTGCTAGCTCCTTCTTCACTGGAAcctgcaccgccaccaccggatCTATGTGTTGCCGCTGCTCTCaccctgccgccgctcctcactgccacgAGTGAGGGGTGAGCGaaggggggagaggaggggcagcCGAGGGTGAGGAGAGGGAGATCACGCAGGACGATGGTTGTCggcggagagagggagggggcgacaGTGGGAGAGGAAGGGGTCGGGAGGAgctgagagggaggagagggcggcgagagaagagggaggagagggtggcGGGAGGGCACTAAAGGGCCTAATTAGTgccggttggtctccccaaccggtactgatttgttttttcctttcttttcttattttctttttctttattctatattcgtaCGTATACTacttctaatacgctaatatatataaagttctatttatcttcaatattacATTTaagatactattatatatatacatattatgcatacacatatatgaataatattatacatatatatagacatattgtgcgtACACATATCATATCTACTATTCTAAACCTGAGTCCTGACGGTGCTGTAGATTTGATGcatcattatgaaactcccccGCTGGATTTATGACCTCgtctagaagaaatccacttGAAGATTCTATCTTTCCTGtacatcatctgtgtcattagcAAAGTTTATTAcatatatagtagatcaatgggtttgCACAATTGACTTACTTCAAATATAAGCAAttaaattgaaatacttaatctaatttttctaagtatatacacaagaattgatttttgaagtataagcaaataaattgaaatacttaatctaatttttctaagtatatgcacaagaatttatttttgaaatataagcaaataaattgaaatacttaatctaatttttccaagtatatacacataaattggtttttgaagtataagcatatgaattgattttaaagtatatacacatgaattaaTTTTCTAagtagaactaatttattgttgagaattttgtatacgtacgGTTAATTCGTGGTCGGTCATACGGTTCGGACGTATAAAGctgtggatgaactcacatgcGTAGTATCCATATAAATTAGTACCCGGCTCCTGTCTCGAATACTATATATATtggaaaaaaagttatgaaatatttgttgtgttaaataaagtgtcacgagatgtgaaaattcaacacatactggGAATTCACTCTTCCATTCAAGTTCCTTCTTGAATTCACCCACGTGAGTTCGATGGaatcgagcccatgctttgttcataGCGTCTATGATGTCAGTgtattcttgtttttttttccctcaaagAGTCGAAGACATATACGACGCTCATATCAGGCACAACAACAATGAGTATCCAATGAAATCTGTACAACCAAATTAAAGCTAGTTAatcttatgtttaactgctagttcgaaaataaaagagatgggaaacacgctcacttgaagttatACACTAGTAGTATGTAcctcttgtaatgttgcttgtcgaggaacttatatatattcttcaaggtccgatttggtttatctcttagaTTTGCCTCATTTATAACATCAGGGTCTATGTAGCCTACGTCATAGTATCTGTTCCtccgacaagtttgaatctccatcctgcatgatgcAAAATTGATTATgagttaagacatcgcaaaTTGACTAGagtggggattttgaagttagaggaaTATATTAAAGACTTATAGAACCCAGCAACTGATGAGTGTGTTGTCAAGTGCATCTTGATTGAACAGGAAATACAATTCCTCCAGCagcacatttatgatgtcatcccCACAAAAATAATGTTCATCACCAATCCAAACTTCGATCATGGCAAAACCCTCTGCtgtagcctccatgtaccattggtgcaacttACATCTGTGTTGGGAGACGTTGcaccaactgcggccacacaagcggtttcccatactcatatttccatttagcagccccagggtgcgttgggatgtgatcctccccttgAAGTTAAGCTGCGGTCAGATTTGTATCTTTAGCGAATTGCAGTAGGTTCTTGTCAAACTCAGAAAGCACCTTGAGCGAGGCaaccgattggttggattgggctcCAAGTTGAGGAATAGTTGACtcacttttcttcctcttcttagaAGCTTGATTTGTTATCTGCCTGTCGTAATCAAATAGTGGTGGTTTCTCTGGCTGTTTCCTTTGCTCTACCTCCATGCTTCTGATGAAAGGTCGAAGTTTACGCTTATCAAGTGGTGGCTCCTATTTCTATTTCTACCTCCATGTTTCTTTTTGAGCAACTCCATGCTTTTTTCTCAACATCCACTGCTGCCTTTAGTTCCTCATCTATCACATCATATGGTAATTTCTCaactggttgcttctccttctgcttcttctaCATCTTCTTAGGAGGTGGCGGTGGAACTGAAGGCTTATTcataggaggtggaggtggactcatgcttggatccctttctagtactggactcatgctaggatctctatctggtagtggagagggtgccctggtagatggcgtaggtgatcttgcccttgagccttgaggagatgatcccaaggttgggggattcggctgcgtaatccttatgtagcgcttgggccacAGAATCTAACCATGGatagcttctcctagattcttttccccatcacctccagggatctctagttccaggtcatcccaaccgtcgacCACTCGATCCACCCTAACTTTGGCGTAACCgtgagctggaatctccacgccatgaaGTGTTTGGCCTTGCGTCGGTTGCTCAGCCTCACCATAAGCCACcgtgatgagcttgtttttcatgggagtaacaagctcacaaggggctctcccagtgatgtcatccatggggtggtgttggttgtcctcaagtaTCTCAGAGGATCCTCTAGCTGGGGCTTCTGTGGAAGCAACACTACTTCGACGCTGAGTCAGGCTTACATCGACATGTGGCTCTGATGCTGCcgcagctgcttgttcactagcTTGTTTGCTCAGAGCTAGCACCACACACCGGTCGATtatttcctccattcttgcctctgatGCTGCTACTTGTTCTTGCAGCTCTTGCAGCTGTCGTACGTGgtcggccttacttctttggcgatTGCTATATGATTCAATGTGCTCatgaaaggcaaacttccacggaatgactcCTTTGCCTTGGCATCATCCAGGGTGTTCGGGATTTCcaagtgccatagtcagctcgtccCTCTCTCGATCAGGCATGAAGGATCCATCGACCGTTTTCTTTACTAAGTCATCAAGTCTTGTAGCTGCTTCTCTTAATTCATTGCTGAATACAATTGATCCATCTTTGGGATTAAGCCTGCCGCCATGAGCATAAAACTAATTCTTTGCTCGCTCAGGCCATTCGACAGTCTGTGGCACTATTCCCCTGGCAATTAGGTCATCTTTcattgtgacgaccgaccccaaatctttcgagttaatcttaatccgagtccctgatcccctatcTCAGCTTCCCCAAGttaagcgctcaacctccagtcccgGTCCCAACCCCTGAGACctgacccctctccgctggttccCAGCTCTgacccctgccgaccccaacgcACCCCGTCGGATCCTTCGAAGTCTTCCCAATAGtgtctcccttcaatctgagcagaagaccaaccgagactgaccggtggacctgcaaaatcttttcccagatccctcgagacagacgcactcgagcggcctgcactccttcagagttcccccgccgcgtggctcaactcctccgacccctaccgctccgccccgtcgtcggccgcgaccggatggattcccgcgccccattccccaatcgcagcagaagccctatgcaaccctttctgcagtgccTCGCAGctcacgcccatcatcacctcgccggacccccgacTGCAAAGCCCGATGCCTCCCAGCTTTTTTCGCCGCTTCTCCCCAGTCGCGCCGCCCtagatgcgctacgcgacgattcctccttcgccaaccccgacctcAACTGCGACAgccccttttccgccttgccagaactgcgCCCCAACAGACCGCTGTTTCGTGCTCGCCCGTgtagccgcagcccgcctgtcttctcaccattgcaacctcgcttctagcgccgtttcccctatcacacccatcagatccgccgcacgacgacgcccgccttcgccaaatcgcaaccaccggcaaaaccgcgcctgcttTGCCctgtctctggtgcccaatggccgaaggtgtcatccccgaagtcctgttccgccgccccgctgatcaatcgccaccatggccgcgcactccatcgtttcttcccggtcttcgtgctgctccaactctctctctccccgcgcagctataaaagggagtgcCAGAGTCCCgtcggagtccccttcgccatcgctgccttaccgccattcctctgtttcgtgctcaagagCTGccgcctaagttcctgaggaactctcctctctacCCAACACCTGCCTTTCCCGATCCACCCAGCCACTTGCTCCTCCACGCTGtgctaaagcttgcttgttgtccacaagaagcaccgccgccgccgccggagcaccgccggacatcgccgctgtaagtcttagtgctccagttcctccgcccaagtctgctccttcccgaccccaagtttCACCTGTAAACCGAacgtaagctgccgacccttttccacctcgctcgaccctgtctgtccgtccgacccctttttccgcctcgcccgacccttctgttcgtccgaccccttctccatcttgcccgaccctgtctgtttcgccgaccctttctccgcctcacccgagggctcggctgtatctttttccttgaaccgagggtatatgtgtaaaaatcagggacttctctgcgctaagtctcaggacccccagcacaactattcctctagtctaagggtcagatcataagttccttcccatccgacccttttatcttgctctccaccaacccaagtgaacttccccacctttttccatagctttgctacaagtttctgggctaaaacttgcaaatGTTGCTGCTGAATTAACCGTCTaaagtgctaactcttgcatttgtattcgtgtagagttgaatctcgccgatggcgtctacgagctgtacccggcgccagaagatggggttgtagccgagctcccaCTTCCAGGAGCTGAAGCCGCCCTAGCAGAAGAcccgttcccttcctcctcgcttgaaggcaagccccggagcatgaaccccagtttcccaaacttgcgcatgccttcttcatcatgtttgtgcatttacgtataggagttgtttgcaaccatagatgcatgacttagatcccttgatctgaacactagtctgttgggtttgAGTAGTGGCAATggttaaataggaagcggtaaaagtcgagtgatttcctgtcactcgcgagttgtaggagttggttgtttctccctCTATTAccactataaggatgatggatggggcaaggttttggttaactctttggtggtcggctgatcgccccgtctgtctatgaaatctattaaggcccgacagtggtggtgttcgtgatcaagtgtttgaaagtactaacctcatactcagtatgggatgaggaagcctagtaccggattgaacctagacgtgagcggttgccccattgtccttggaacggagttcccctacggccgcacgtggtgacaagtgtggtcacagaacggcagaggccgggtctgtggaaccttgcaccaaaggaaatgggcccgacacgggttagggaattgatggggaaggccgacacaggaagcgaccctcggtggtgcgcagatgtcgtgaggttaggttcaccttgcatggttaaagaacttgaatcgattcgtctgcctctcacagtttgagactgcttgatcggtatgctacactgagtaataaaagaatct
The genomic region above belongs to Setaria italica strain Yugu1 chromosome VI, Setaria_italica_v2.0, whole genome shotgun sequence and contains:
- the LOC101760869 gene encoding protein RAFTIN 1A; protein product: MARVPMLTALLVLFAVGQQSHAFYYKYSLPASSVAARATEELADTKMAVFFREEALRVRQSLPFRFPAAVTAPLGFLPRHIADAIPFSSSALPGVLAQFNVAEGSAQAAKMEETLGMCEDPGLEWEAKFCATSLEALVEGAQGVLGTRSITEMISRVPRAGSPLQPYTIRAVQPVRGSSFVGCHQKEYPYTVYMCHSTGPARAYKVEMEGAGGDKVTLFSVCHTDTSEWDKDHVAFRFLDTKPGGPPVCHVLPYGHILWAKKYAGLSSA